One genomic window of Arthrobacter sp. KBS0703 includes the following:
- a CDS encoding VOC family protein: MRLKMCSIHVQDPAAAHSFYTETLGFETLMAMPEHNLFIVKDPGSDAGSVGLLLEPSDNPIAAAYMKGLHDAGLPAIVFGVPDVRAEHQRLTAAGVRFQGDPSENPYGISAVFDDGCGNFVQLHQD, encoded by the coding sequence ATGCGACTCAAGATGTGCAGCATCCACGTCCAGGACCCGGCCGCGGCCCACTCCTTCTATACGGAGACTCTCGGCTTCGAAACGCTCATGGCCATGCCGGAGCACAACCTGTTCATCGTCAAGGATCCCGGTTCCGACGCCGGTAGCGTGGGGCTCCTTCTGGAGCCGAGTGACAACCCGATCGCGGCGGCATACATGAAAGGACTGCACGACGCCGGCCTCCCGGCCATCGTTTTCGGTGTTCCTGACGTGCGGGCCGAGCACCAGCGGCTCACTGCGGCCGGCGTCCGGTTCCAGGGCGATCCGTCCGAGAATCCGTACGGGATCTCGGCCGTGTTCGACGACGGCTGCGGCAACTTCGTCCAGCTGCACCAGGACTGA
- a CDS encoding SRPBCC family protein: MSTYSVTRSALIPAPAKDVFPLVNNFHEWTKWSPWEAVDPALNRTYSGPESGVGAKYAWSGNRKAGAGNMEIVGSQEPDNVNIRLEFTKPFPGVNPTTFTLVPEGTGTRVTWTMTGEHKGIGKVFGLFMNMDKMVGGDFEKGLASLGAAAASRTA; the protein is encoded by the coding sequence ATGTCAACCTATTCGGTCACTCGCAGTGCCCTCATCCCCGCCCCCGCCAAGGACGTGTTCCCGCTGGTCAACAACTTCCATGAATGGACCAAATGGTCGCCGTGGGAAGCCGTGGACCCCGCGCTGAACCGCACCTACTCGGGCCCGGAGTCAGGCGTGGGCGCGAAGTACGCCTGGAGCGGCAACCGCAAGGCCGGCGCAGGCAACATGGAGATCGTCGGCTCGCAGGAACCGGACAACGTCAACATCCGGCTGGAATTCACCAAGCCGTTCCCGGGCGTCAACCCCACCACCTTCACGCTCGTTCCCGAGGGCACCGGCACGCGCGTCACCTGGACCATGACCGGCGAGCACAAGGGCATCGGCAAGGTGTTCGGCCTGTTCATGAACATGGACAAGATGGTGGGCGGGGACTTCGAAAAGGGCCTGGCCTCCCTGGGTGCCGCTGCGGCTTCGCGCACGGCCTAG